The genome window CTATTACAGGGTTAGCGACTGGAGCATGAATGCAGTTCATAGTTTACAGAATCACCTAAAGACATAGCAGCTGGAAAAACCAGGGCAGGAGTAGGGGGAAAGCTTGAAAAAGTCATTTATCAAAAGTCATTTTATTGACAAAATAGAATACTCATATTTGTTCTTACAGGGGTAGCCTCTAaacttttttacaaaaaaaatttacagaCTGTATAGCTTTggatatatacatattttacaCATCTGTACAAGGTAAcaaataattatataaatacatCCTTTAATGTAGGAAACCCGTATTTAGCTGGGGTGTATAATTAAGACATGTTTTGATTCAGTCTGTATTGTAAGGCATTTGCCTGGTCATCAAGATCCCAAAAACCTGTAGTCCCAGCACACTCGCACCTcaggacggggagggggggaaggaagacCCTCCCTCCCACGAGCAGAGAGCTGCTATTAGTCCGGAGCGAATCAGAAGCCGCTGCGCCTTGCCCTCTGCAAGACACGGGTGAGCCTCTACCCTCCTCTGCCAGCAAAATAATAAGCTGGCTCCTTGAAGTACATGCTCCCTGCATATgaatggaggggaaggaggagggggctggagcCTGGGGCCTCTGCCAGCTGCATTGTTCTATACAAGCTGTGGCTAATAAGGACCATTAGGGGTTCATTAATGGCACCAAACAGTGAGGGGGCATTTTAGGCAGGCCGGTGTCCCTCCTTCCCTAACCTTTGGcctctttccccctcctcacaCTTGAGAGAGGGGCATCTGCTTGGGGTAGGAGACAGAGCTGGCGGTGCCCGATCTCCACGTCAGGCCGGTGCTGACATCGCTGTAGAGGGAGCCACCGCCTCCGGCGCCAAGTCCTCCCGCTGCGGCGATTGCCGCCTGCCCGCCTGCTCCCGCCCCCGTGCCCCCGGCCACGGCAGCACCTTTGCTGGCCCAGCAGCAGCGGGTGCAGAGGGCCCTCCAGGACTCGAGGGTCTTGCCGGACCAGACCCAGACACCGGAGGTGATGCCCACCACCAGGCACATGAAGTACTTGAGCATGAAGACAGCGTAGTCGGGGCGGCGGGCCTGATCGGGCTGCTGGTCGCGCAGGCAGGGGCAGTTGTGCGTGGCCTCCCAGCGGGGCCGGTTGTGCTGCTCATAGAAGAGGCAGGCGACCACGCTGGCGGCTGGCACGGTGTAGAGCACGGTGAAGAGCCCCAGGCGTATCATCAGCTTCTCCAGCTTGTGGGTCTTGGTGGGGCCGCCCTGCTGCTTGATGACGCTGCGGATGCGGAAGAGCGAGACGAAGCCGGCAAGCAGGAACATGGAGCCGATGGCCAAGTAGATGAGCAGGGGCGCCAGCACAAAGCCCCGCAAGTTCTCCAGGCTCTGGTTGCCCACGTAGCAGATGCCGGCCACGGGGTCCCCGTCCACGGAGCTGAGGGCCAGCACGGCGATGGACTTGACgctgggcagcagccaggcGGCCAGGTGGAAGTACTGCGCGTAGCCGGCGATGGCCTCGTTGCCCCACTTCATGCCGGCGGCGAGGAACCAGGTGAGGGAGAGGATGACCCACCAGATGGAGCTGGCCATGCCGAAGAAGTAGACGAGCAGGAAGACCACGGTGCACAGCGCCGGGCCGGTGCTCTCGTACCGCACGTGCTCGGCCCCCGCCAGCTCGGGCTGCAGctcggccgcgccgcccgccgcgccgcgcccccccgccgccgccgccgcccccgccgccgcgccgccgccggcccccgccgccccggcccccgcgccgcccgcccccgccccgccgctgcaCGCCACCTTCTCGTGGCCGGCCACCAGGCGCACCAGGTAGCCGAGGGAGACGAAGAGGTAGCAGGCGGCCAGGAAGATGATGGGGCGCTCGGGGTACTTGAAGCGCTCCATGTCGATGAGGAAGGTGGAGACGGTGGCGAAGGTGGAGAGGAAGCAGAGCACGGACCAGAGCCCGATCCAGAAGGCGGTGAAGGCGCGCTCGTCGGGGCTGAAGTAGGGGttgtggcagggcagggcgcAGTTGGCGATCTGCCCCGTCTTGACGCGGTTGTAGAGCGGGTGCCGCTCGCTGGACACCGACACCATGGGCGCCCGGCACTGGCAGCCCGGCTcgcagggcggcggcggccgcggcttGCGCGGGGCCTCGgccggcggagcggcggcggcgggggggggcggccttggcggggccgccgccgggcctGGCGCCGCGGAGCGGGGGCttggcgggcggcggggcggccgtgGTGAGGTCCGTGCGGTTGTAGTCCATGCAGAGCGTGTCCGGGCtgccctgctcggggaggcGGTCGCAGCGCATCCTGTCGGGCCAGGCGAAGCCGTACTGGCGCATGAGCGGGGCGCAGCCGGCCTTGGCCCGCTCGCAGACGCTGCGGCAGGGCGGCAGCGGCTTCTTGTAGTCCTCCAGGCAGATGGGGGTGTacatgctgcagaggaagaagcgCAGGTCGCTGGAGCACTGGATCTCCACCAGCGGCCAGAACTGGTGCACCTCCAGCCCGGCCTCGTCCTGCGTGTCGTGGTTGAACTGGTTGGGCATGTAGGTGTAGTTGTAGCCGATGCCTTTGCAGAGGGGCACGGTGATCTCCTGGCACGACAGCTCCTtggccgaggaggaggaggacgacgacgacgaggaggaggaggaggaggaggacgcggcggcggcggccgaggcGGCGGCGCAGCCGGCGcgctgcagcagggacagggcGGCGAGCAGCGAGGCGATTTCCAACAGGTAACTCCACTCCATGctcggcggcgggcggcggccccggctcCTCTCCCGTCCCGCTCAGCAGCCGCGGGGAGCGCGGCGCCgcagcagccccccgccccggctaCCCCTCTGCGGGGCGGAGGGCGGCCCCCTCCGTGCACGGCCGCAGGTGAGAGGGCTCGCAGCCCCCGCGGGGCTCCGTCGCCCGGGAGGAGCGagaggggggagcggggggggagccgccggccggccggccggcccccGCGCGGCGCCGGCGGAGGGGGGGTCCGCTCAAGGAAGGCCCCTCAGCCGCCGTCGCATCGCTCCTCGCGGGGCTGGCTGCGCAGGGCGGGGGGGTCGCCGCTTCTCTCGCCGCTGCTCCAGCGCCGgccgggagcggagcggcggcAGAGAAGTTTCGCCGTCAGCCCCCGCGCGGCGCGGTCAAGATGGCTGAGGCGTCCCGGGGACCGGGCGCTGCGCCCCGCGGCGCCGGGCTCCCACCGCCCCGAGCGAGCGGGCGGTGGCGGGGCCGGTGCTGGGGCGGCCGGAGCGgctcctcccgccgcccggCTCTGCGGGTGACCGCCAGCCGGCCGGCCGGTCCTCGCTCTTCGCCGCCGGCGGGGCGAGCCGGCCGCCGGCGCCCCCGGCCGCGATCGCGCCACCTGAGCCGCGGGGCGAGCGCGGCAGCGCCTCCGCGCAACTTCTCGCTCTCCGGCCCCGGCAGCGCCACTCCGGCCGCCGCGCT of Aquila chrysaetos chrysaetos chromosome 3, bAquChr1.4, whole genome shotgun sequence contains these proteins:
- the FZD8 gene encoding LOW QUALITY PROTEIN: frizzled-8 (The sequence of the model RefSeq protein was modified relative to this genomic sequence to represent the inferred CDS: deleted 1 base in 1 codon), yielding MEWSYLLEIASLLAALSLLQRAGCAAASAAAAASSSSSSSSSSSSSSSSAKELSCQEITVPLCKGIGYNYTYMPNQFNHDTQDEAGLEVHQFWPLVEIQCSSDLRFFLCSMYTPICLEDYKKPLPPCRSVCERAKAGCAPLMRQYGFAWPDRMRCDRLPEQGSPDTLCMDYNRTDLTTAAPPPAKPPLRGARPGGGPAKAAPPAAAAPPAEAPRKPRPPPPCEPGCQCRAPMVSVSSERHPLYNRVKTGQIANCALPCHNPYFSPDERAFTAFWIGLWSVLCFLSTFATVSTFLIDMERFKYPERPIIFLAACYLFVSLGYLVRLVAGHEKVACSGGAGAGGAGAGAAGAGGGAAAGAAAAAGGRGAAGGAAELQPELAGAEHVRYESTGPALCTVVFLLVYFFGMASSIWWVILSLTWFLAAGMKWGNEAIAGYAQYFHLAAWLLPSVKSIAVLALSSVDGDPVAGICYVGNQSLENLRGFVLAPLLIYLAIGSMFLLAGFVSLFRIRSVIKQQGGPTKTHKLEKLMIRLGLFTVLYTVPAASVVACLFYEQHNRPRWEATHNCPCLRDQQPDQARRPDYAVFMLKYFMCLVVGITSGVWVWSGKTLESWRALCTRCCWASKGAAVAGGTGAGAGGQAAIAAAGGLGAGGGGSLYSDVSTGLTWRSGTASSVSYPKQMPLSQV